Within Planktothrix serta PCC 8927, the genomic segment TTGTCTCACTGGGCTGGGTTTCGATGTTAGTGTTGTTTACTTTTTCAATTTCAATGGTTGTTTGGGCTCGTAACGGATTCTAACGTTGATTCCACATCTAACCCTTACAAAATCTGTAGAGACGTTGCATGCAACGTCTCTACAATTATTAGGGGGTGCATCTCTATAATTATTCGGACAAATCCCCATATTGTTCTCGATAACGCTGCAATACCGCTTCTAATTCTTCAACTTTTTGTCGTTGCTGTTCTGTCCTTAAACGTTCCTGTTCTATTTGTTCTGTCGGTGTCGGTATCCAGTTCTGATTTTGATCATACCAACGCAACCAACATCCTGCAATTCCTTGATAATATCCTTGCCATAATCCTAACCCTAATGCTAATTCGGGCATCCAAACCCGTGAATTTGAAACCGTTAATTCCTGATAGCGACTGGCATTATTTTGAAATACCCGCAGTTCATTTGTATAACGACTAAAAACCACATAATAAGGGATGCGTAAAATCCGTTCATAGACTTCCCATTTCGTCGGAGGTTGATGAATTTCTCGCAAGGTTTGACCTAAATCTTCGGCTTCTGTTCCCGGTGATAATAATTCTACTACCACAAACGGATTTACTCCTTCTTGCCAAGTCACATAACTTAAGCGTAAATCCCGTTGTTCATACAACCGAGATACCCCCATAACCACAAACCAATCTGGGCGTTTATACCAGTTCAAATGGTGAGGGTCATAATAGAGATTAAGGTCACTGGCAATAAAAATCGAGTCGGGAGAATAACCGGGAGGATGAAAAGTTATTCTCAATAATTCGGGTTGTAAATCATGGAATTCGTCAGGCAAACCGGGTTCCTCCGGGTCTTCACTTTTGAGGTCATACATCGTCGGTAGGACTTCTTTCGGGGAACGTGGGGGGTCAGTTTGATACATAGCAGACTGTATGAATGCTTAAATATTAGGATAGCATAAAATAACCAAAATAGCCATTAATTTAAAGAAAATTATAGCCCTTCTCAATCGTTGATGAATTCCGACCAGAAGCTCAGTTTTTAGCTTGTTTATGATCTAAAATAATTATTAATAAAAATCCAACTACCCAGATCAGCCGTTATTGTAGACATACATCAAAATCCAGTCCGTCTTTTTCCCCAAACCCCATTTCTCCCCATGTCTCCGCCAAAACAATTGATTCGCATCTTAATTCAAACGGATAACACTAACCCGATGATTTTAGAAGGGTTAGAGGTTTGGTTACGTTTGGGTTTATTATCCGATGCACAAATTCGCCAAATTGGGGAACAATATTTAAGTGAACCTCTCCCCCCAAAAATTGTTACTTCTGCCAAAACTAAAGTTTTAGAAGCAGAAAAAATAACTCAAAATCGTGTTGCTTCTAAACCTCCTAAACCTGCTTTTGAATTTCCGGCTATTATCACTGATCTTGTTCAATCTTTAAAAGCTGAGTTGAGTGTTCGCTGGCTATTATTTTTAGGATTATTTTTAGTTATTGTTTCCTCTGGGGTTTTAGCCGCGAGTCAGTGGGAAAGATTTCCATCAACGGGACAATATTTAATTTTATTTGCCTATACTTTTGCTTTTTGGGGAGTGAGTTTATGGGGAAACAAACAGTCTAGTTTACCCGTAACCGCCACTGCCTTAAAATTAGTAACATTAGTCTTAATTCCTCTCAATTTCTGGGCAATGGATGGGTTGAAGTTGTGGTTAGAACCTTTGGGTTTAATTACGATGGCGATCGCTACTTTAGCCCTCACTACTTTAACCATTATTTTATATCGAAATCAAGGACAATTGCAACACCGTCCTCTGTTCAACCATTTAGGATTAAGTTATTTAAACTGGGGGTGGCAGATTCCAGGGTTTCCCGTGATAGCGGTTTATTTAGGAATTATCATCACTGGAATTTTAACTATTGCTAACCCTCCTCCTAATTCCTCCAATCAAAGCCAACGCATTGATCCCAAAATTGTTGTTATTTATCTTCTAACTTTGCTATTCAGTCGGGCAATTTTTGGGGTTAATGTCGAGATTAGTCAATTAGGATTAGCATTAGGAATTTTTTCGGGATTTTTATATGTTTCTCCCTCCTTAATTTTACATCGCTGTAGCTACGGTATTCTATTTTTCGGTTGGTTAATTACGATTTTTACTCAACCCGGGCAAGCTTTTTTAATTAGTGGAATTGGAATTGGAATTTTTACTAATAATTTATTAAAATATTGGAAACGACAAGATTTAGCAGCAATCTTTGGTTTGGGATTATCAATGGTGGTATTAGTCGGTCGTTTAATACCACCTGAATTCAGACAAACAGCGATTAGCGTTGGAGTAGAGGTTGCTAATTCCCAGAATTCTCCTTGGGCTTTACTCAG encodes:
- the petN gene encoding cytochrome b6-f complex subunit PetN; translated protein: MDIVSLGWVSMLVLFTFSISMVVWARNGF
- a CDS encoding Uma2 family endonuclease; this encodes MYQTDPPRSPKEVLPTMYDLKSEDPEEPGLPDEFHDLQPELLRITFHPPGYSPDSIFIASDLNLYYDPHHLNWYKRPDWFVVMGVSRLYEQRDLRLSYVTWQEGVNPFVVVELLSPGTEAEDLGQTLREIHQPPTKWEVYERILRIPYYVVFSRYTNELRVFQNNASRYQELTVSNSRVWMPELALGLGLWQGYYQGIAGCWLRWYDQNQNWIPTPTEQIEQERLRTEQQRQKVEELEAVLQRYREQYGDLSE